From Fluviispira vulneris, a single genomic window includes:
- a CDS encoding tetratricopeptide repeat protein, protein MPRQIATISTDGMPVWDTFEASFFLGAGLSVGIVLGILFPSLWRTFRRRFRKNAYSAPHSEKLEQKLDVTLKIMRDESEQVETQSNENESTPLNINEKILIAQSFVLARNYFQIGNARTAIQLYIDILTNENVSKIETNRALFELSQVYASMGLYMRAFDTAIELFYRKPKNSEILIHILNICAKGYFPEKLNSALSIYKGSPDKDLRLSIAHALCKIGEIHFEKKNLHQAQELARNAIGWERTSGRALILLWQATSQDLWQRIDNDPKLMWTALATDLDALLHIFKSTTTSAVASAPYLSKILTKMSAQHGITENYAILQKEFLQTFRPEKFDENIQKSLWASIFHATLLIQESPELNKSKFLCDVVAILVDNNESFEYITNQSKAAQIGYTSHQCENCNAFFPTFVWKCTNCDTEETLRPMIYPDLTRSKVRI, encoded by the coding sequence GTGCCAAGACAAATTGCCACCATAAGCACCGATGGGATGCCTGTGTGGGATACATTTGAGGCAAGCTTTTTTTTAGGGGCAGGACTTTCAGTTGGAATTGTGCTTGGAATCTTATTTCCTTCTCTCTGGAGAACTTTTAGAAGGCGCTTTCGTAAAAATGCATACTCTGCACCTCACAGTGAAAAATTGGAACAAAAACTCGATGTCACTCTTAAAATAATGCGTGATGAGTCGGAACAAGTTGAAACTCAATCCAATGAAAATGAATCGACCCCATTAAATATCAATGAGAAGATTCTCATTGCTCAATCTTTTGTTCTTGCGCGCAATTATTTTCAAATAGGAAATGCGCGCACCGCAATTCAATTGTATATAGATATTTTAACGAATGAAAATGTATCCAAAATAGAAACCAATCGAGCTTTATTTGAACTTTCGCAAGTATATGCTTCCATGGGTCTCTACATGCGTGCATTTGACACTGCGATAGAGCTTTTTTATCGAAAACCAAAAAACTCAGAAATACTGATCCATATTTTAAATATCTGCGCAAAAGGCTACTTTCCAGAAAAATTAAATTCCGCTCTCAGTATTTACAAAGGTTCGCCTGACAAAGATTTGCGGCTGTCTATTGCACATGCTCTCTGTAAAATTGGTGAGATTCATTTTGAAAAAAAGAATTTGCATCAAGCTCAAGAACTTGCTCGCAATGCTATCGGATGGGAAAGAACATCCGGAAGGGCTCTTATCCTTTTATGGCAAGCAACTAGCCAAGATCTTTGGCAGCGCATAGACAATGATCCCAAATTAATGTGGACAGCGTTGGCAACTGACCTCGATGCACTTCTCCATATCTTTAAATCGACAACAACTTCTGCTGTGGCTTCTGCTCCATATCTTTCTAAAATTCTTACTAAAATGAGTGCTCAGCACGGTATAACAGAAAATTATGCCATACTACAAAAAGAGTTTTTACAAACCTTTAGACCAGAAAAATTTGATGAAAATATACAAAAAAGCCTTTGGGCATCTATCTTTCATGCAACTCTTTTGATACAGGAATCACCTGAGCTGAATAAAAGCAAGTTTTTATGCGATGTGGTTGCTATACTTGTTGATAACAACGAGAGCTTTGAATATATAACGAATCAAAGTAAAGCTGCGCAAATTGGCTACACTTCTCACCAATGTGAAAATTGTAATGCTTTTTTTCCAACGTTTGTCTGGAAATGCACAAATTGTGACACAGAAGAAACACTCAGACCCATGATTTATCCTGACCTAACTAGAAGTAAAGTACGGATATAA
- a CDS encoding SGNH/GDSL hydrolase family protein has protein sequence MKKIILSIAFLSINLASYSDEKNPGNNVNFERLYVLGDSLSDTGASTGSITKYRNNCDDKDLNPFILNLLNLGFLADICSKLPEKISFASPAHMGRSFTNGKVAAEVLAEKMNLELSPAWKVNDLSLFGFVNFKGSSQLGTNYAISGAKAAIGNDMADTLFLNNFTLNQQVSALIAGKGNRDMRNDLFLIMIGANDIISATFNSNNLIIDNAVFEIEKSLISLYNEGARNFIITNVPNIASLPLIKADLKHRAEHLSIDYNFKLNAKITDFKINHSDANIIYIDLYKLFDNLKQDYSHNGIDFSTPCTSNISDTMINNVDFSLLLNIINSGKLPFEYINGCSAQTINNHFFFDSVHPSSWGHEKLGNKMYELLLENRSKE, from the coding sequence GTGAAAAAAATAATATTATCGATAGCTTTTTTATCTATTAACTTGGCGTCTTATTCTGATGAAAAAAACCCTGGAAACAATGTCAATTTTGAAAGATTATATGTCTTGGGAGATAGCCTATCTGATACAGGAGCGTCCACTGGTTCAATTACTAAATATAGAAATAATTGTGATGATAAAGATTTAAATCCGTTTATTTTAAATTTGCTTAATTTAGGTTTTCTGGCAGATATTTGTTCTAAACTTCCAGAAAAAATTTCTTTTGCTTCGCCTGCACATATGGGGAGATCCTTTACAAACGGAAAAGTTGCCGCAGAAGTTTTGGCAGAAAAAATGAACTTGGAACTCTCTCCTGCATGGAAAGTAAATGATTTGTCACTCTTTGGTTTTGTAAATTTCAAAGGAAGTTCACAATTAGGAACCAATTATGCTATATCTGGGGCGAAAGCAGCCATTGGGAATGATATGGCTGATACTCTTTTTTTGAATAACTTCACTTTAAATCAGCAAGTGAGTGCTTTAATAGCTGGAAAAGGCAATCGTGATATGAGAAATGATTTATTTCTCATTATGATAGGTGCAAATGATATTATATCTGCAACATTTAATTCAAATAATTTAATAATAGACAATGCAGTGTTTGAAATTGAAAAATCACTGATTTCTCTATACAATGAAGGAGCTAGAAACTTTATTATTACGAATGTTCCAAATATTGCTTCTCTTCCTTTAATTAAGGCAGATTTAAAGCATAGAGCTGAACATCTTTCAATTGATTATAATTTTAAATTAAATGCAAAAATAACTGATTTTAAAATAAATCATAGTGATGCAAATATTATCTATATTGATTTATATAAACTATTTGATAATTTAAAACAAGATTATTCTCATAACGGCATAGATTTTTCAACTCCTTGTACATCAAATATTTCAGATACTATGATTAACAATGTTGATTTTTCTTTATTACTTAATATAATTAATTCTGGAAAACTACCCTTTGAATATATAAACGGCTGTTCTGCTCAAACCATTAACAATCACTTCTTTTTTGATTCTGTTCATCCTTCAAGTTGGGGACACGAAAAGCTTGGAAATAAAATGTATGAATTATTATTAGAAAACAGAAGCAAAGAATAG
- the rsmB gene encoding 16S rRNA (cytosine(967)-C(5))-methyltransferase RsmB: MSTRSGTLTRAIAIDALTHVLTRNIHTDVALDKLFASQPTLRPLDKAFIYEMVFGSLRWLAKMDWIMSHMIDRPFSSLDPRVANALRVGTYQIYYMDRVPERAAVSETVEAIKQVGVPNAASLVNAILRRVARKSEYFPKPDKVKQAVEYYSMHHSFPAWMVERWYNQLSLERFEHLLSNSNRVPKNTLKIIKRNSLPEGEKDLATYLLKTHSIESAWRPLPGSLRIETLPKFDKCEAFQSGCYIVQDEAAQLAASLVNISPTDTCLDACAAPGGKSIYLWDSGLEPENLTVCDFAQKRLKILRENFERVKLNNVNILHGDVVEQVKGKKFTKILLDAPCSAMGVIRRHPEIKWLRSPNDIQNCALEQSRLLNSLAENVEVNGELIYVVCSFESEETTEQINNFLNQHPEFEKINPYDRIHDFYKKYVTREGELLIYSGNPDDIDGFFAVILRKTK, from the coding sequence ATGTCCACTCGCTCTGGCACGCTGACGCGAGCAATTGCCATCGATGCCTTGACTCATGTTCTAACCCGCAACATTCACACTGACGTAGCTCTTGATAAACTCTTTGCTAGTCAACCAACATTGCGTCCCTTAGACAAAGCTTTCATTTATGAAATGGTTTTTGGCTCGTTAAGATGGCTTGCAAAAATGGATTGGATTATGTCACATATGATTGACAGACCCTTTTCAAGCCTCGATCCACGTGTAGCCAATGCTTTGCGGGTCGGCACATATCAAATCTATTATATGGACAGAGTTCCTGAGCGCGCAGCCGTATCAGAAACTGTTGAAGCTATTAAACAAGTTGGTGTGCCCAATGCAGCTTCCCTCGTCAATGCTATATTACGCCGAGTTGCGAGAAAATCTGAATATTTCCCAAAACCTGACAAAGTTAAGCAAGCAGTTGAATACTATTCTATGCATCATTCCTTTCCTGCTTGGATGGTTGAACGTTGGTACAATCAACTTTCTTTAGAAAGATTTGAACATTTATTATCGAATAGTAATAGAGTTCCTAAGAATACTTTAAAAATTATTAAAAGAAATTCCTTACCTGAAGGTGAAAAAGATCTTGCAACATATTTACTAAAAACCCACTCTATTGAAAGCGCCTGGCGTCCATTGCCCGGTTCTTTGAGAATTGAAACTTTGCCTAAGTTCGATAAATGTGAAGCCTTTCAAAGTGGTTGTTACATTGTGCAAGATGAAGCAGCACAGCTTGCTGCAAGCTTAGTAAATATTTCCCCAACTGATACTTGCCTCGATGCTTGCGCAGCACCTGGTGGGAAATCTATTTATTTATGGGACAGTGGTCTTGAACCAGAAAATTTAACCGTCTGTGATTTTGCGCAAAAAAGACTTAAAATACTGCGGGAAAACTTTGAAAGAGTTAAATTAAATAATGTAAATATTTTACACGGCGATGTTGTTGAACAAGTCAAAGGGAAAAAATTCACAAAGATATTACTCGATGCACCTTGTTCCGCTATGGGTGTTATTCGAAGACATCCTGAAATCAAATGGCTCCGCTCACCCAATGATATTCAGAACTGCGCACTCGAACAATCCCGTTTACTTAACTCTCTAGCTGAAAATGTGGAAGTGAATGGTGAATTGATTTACGTGGTTTGCAGTTTTGAAAGCGAAGAGACTACAGAGCAAATTAACAATTTCCTAAATCAACATCCTGAATTCGAGAAAATCAATCCATACGATAGAATTCATGATTTTTATAAAAAGTATGTTACTCGCGAAGGAGAACTTCTGATTTACTCGGGTAACCCAGATGATATTGATGGTTTTTTTGCTGTTATTCTTAGAAAAACAAAATAA